The nucleotide sequence GAAATAAGAAAAGCCGGATTATACGATGAAATTTGGCAAGCGTACTGTGCGCTCCTTCCCATTCGCAGCGTCGGCGTCACCGATAAAGTTCGTACATACGGCGAGACAATAGTCATGAGAGCCGTTGCTTCATTGGATGCAATGACAGCAGAGTGGGTTCGTCTTCCATATGAACTTTTAAACACAGTATCAGAAAGAATTTGTGCAGAAGTCGCCCAAGTTAACAGAGTAGTTTACGACGTTTCAAACAAACCTCCAGCAACTATTGAGTGGGAGTAGGAAAAATAAGATAACTAAGTTTTTTTATTAGCAAGTTATAGTTTTTCAGAAAGCAAGTCTTATTTTAATAAAAAAGGAGGAAAAAAAGATGACCAGTTTTAAAAAACAAATAGAAGAGGATATCAGAGAATATCAGCAGATCATGCCTCATCTTGGAAATATACAAAAAGATGAATGGGCATTTAACTATTGGGTATTAGACAAACTATTTTACGAAGATGAGGATCTTATAGAAGGAAAAATAACAGATTATAAAGATATGTGTATAGATGCGTATCAAATCTATGAGGAAACTAAAGAAGTATATTTGATTCAAAATAAATATTATTCATCGGATACTCTCATAACTTCGGAGTATATAAAAACCGATTTTTTATTAAAGGGTATTACAGCTTTAGAAAAAGGAATCTATAAAAGATCAGAAGAACTTCAAAATTTTTTTACAAAGTATAAAAAACACCAAGATTTTACTGTTCATTTACAATTGTTCGTCACAAACAATCAAAGGTCAAAAGAATCTGAAGAATATATTAAAAAATATAATTTGGAAAATCCTAATTATAGAGCCAATATTTATTATTTGGATGATATTAAGGAGCGTTATTATGGCGAAATAAAAGAAATAAGAAAAAGCATTTCAGTAGAAGTTGAAAGTGTTAATAAGGGAACAATTTTAAATATAAATACAGAAGATTACAAATTAGAAAATGTATTGGATGCAAAATATGTTCTTACACCAGTGGTTTCAGTATACAGATTATATAGAAACTCCATAGAAAAAGGTTATCCTATATTTGACAAAAACATCAGAGAATATTTAGGAAATAGAGGGGTAAATAAAAGTATATATAAAACATTATTAGATAAAGAAGACAGGAAAAATTTCTTCTATTACAACAATGGAATAACAGTCATTTGTGATTCAATAAGTAAGGCGACAACTAAACCATCAACGCAAAAAGCACATAATATGAATGTTTCAATCACAATAGAAAATCCACAAATTGTAAACGGATGTCAAACAGTGAACTCAATTTATGAGGCTTTAGAAAATGAGGATCCTGAAAATATAGAAAGGGAATATAAAGATACATTTGTGATGCTTAAAATTTTAGAGATAGATAAGAATGATAAAGGAAAAGAAAAACTCTATAAAGATATTGTGAAATTTAACAATTCTCAAAACGCAATAGATGAAAAGACGTTCGTTGCAAACACAGAAATCTTTATTAGACTACAACTTGAATTTGAAGAAAAGGGCTTTTTATTACTTATTAAACAAAGTGATAAAAACAAGTTTTCCCAAAAATATGAAACTATTTCAAAATTAAGGCAAGCAAATGATGAAAGGCTACAAAGATTTGGTTTAAACACAATGAAAAGACCAAATGATGTATTTATTCCATTGGAAAAGCTCCTTCAAGTAATAAATGCATTTGTAGACGGTGGATACGTTGCCTATGTAAAGAAAAGTAACATGCTAAAATTTGGAACAGATCAGTACAACAAGGCGGGAGAGTTTATAAAGTTGGATGAAGTGACAAATGATACTTTGATAGAGCTTTATTTGTTATATAAGCGTGCGGAGCAAGAAAAAAAGCAGAGCGAAGAACAAAGAACTCCGATTCCATATTATTTAATTGATGGATTTGCAAAATATGAATGTAAAAATAGAAATGCATCTTTAATTATAGAATCGCTAAACAGCAAAGAAAAAATAGACCGGATTATCAGGCTATATAAGGGTGTGAGTGGAGCTTATTCTGTATCGTACAGTAGACGTCACAAAATAGACTATAACAAAATGATAAAAAGGCCTATTGACTATGATATTTTTGATGATTCGAGAGCCACGTCTTTGGCAACCATGTAAGTCACAGGATATTTAGTAAAAAGATAGAGATATAGAGGCTCAATTGTTAGTAAATGGCAGTGTGCTAGTTGATGATGAGGAAAAATCTATGCAAGCATGGCTTAAAAGTGTTTATGGCTGGGATAAAGTACAAACTTATATGTTCGCCGTACACAAAGAAACTGGAAAATCTTTGTCTCAGATTAGAGAAGAATATATGATAAAAGAAGGTATGGATGTATAGGTGAAAATAAATAAGCATCCTTGATTCTTATTGTGTGTTATTTTAATTTCTGCAACATTGTATAGAGATAAGGAAAAGCTATAATGAGCTCAGGATTTGACGTTTGTTTAAAAAGGAGACTCATATTTATGAAAAAAAATGATTTTAAAAATAAACTCCAGCAGCTATTATTACAAGACATTGAAGAGATGGATTATTTAGAAAAAATGCTATTTGTTGAGCAAGTATATGTCGATTATTTTAGTTCGAAAGAAAATGAAAAATATCGTGATTGTTCTATGAAAAACAAGCCTTGGACGGAAGAAGAATTGAAGATTATTTTGCTAGATGCACCTACTAAGGCAAATTGCTTAAAATATGCGATGTTATTTAAGCGTGGCTATGGAAGTATCGAGCAGATATATCGATGGGCATCAACAAGTGACAAAGAAATAAAACAAAAACGCCCAGATGATGCTTTTGTTAAACAAATAAAGAAAGTTTCAAAAGAAATTAGCCTTCGAGCATAATAAAAGATGTTCTGTTTTTTGTGTAATATTGTATTATTTTGCCGTCGAGCTAGATATTTTTTATAAATCCTCACTGAGTTTATTTTATAAACAAAAAATTAAATGTTAAATGTAACCCACACAAACGAAAAGAGGTCATGCCTATGTTGGATGAACGCTATGATAAGGCGCAGAGTAAGATTACTGAGAGCGTGCTGCCCTTTGTTGCGCTAGCCGCTCTTTTTATTTTTCTTTCATGGCGGATAATGAGCCCGATGGTGAGGCCTCTTATCTGGTCAACCATTTTCTCTTATTTCGCATATCCGATTTACAAAAAACTATATAACGGTTTTTTCAATGAAAAAAGACCAAATGTCGCTGCAGCGATTACTACGGCAATAATCCTTATATTCATGGTATTGCCGATGATTTTTGTGCTGCTTATGCTGACCAAGGAATCTTTTAGAATTTATGAAGCGATCATGTCAAGCGGAATATTGAAGGGTTCTTACACCGTAATACAGGAGAAGCTGTATGAGATTCCCTATATCGGTTCCATCATTGCAAAATATAACTCCATAAGCGGAACCCCGGTAGTTGAAATCGTAATCAACAGTGCTATCAACTGGGTTACTTCATTGTTGCGTTTAATATCCAAAGAGATTTTCGGAAACGCTTTCCGGATTTTTTATCTTTTGGTTACAGTTGGATTTTCATCCTTTTTCTTCATGCGTGACGGTCATCTCATAGTGTCTTACGTCACCGACATAATCCCATTGAAGGAGAAGGAGAGTCTGGAAATTGTTGATCGTGCAGCGAAGATGCTTCACTCCGTCGTTTACGGAGTAGTTTTCACCGCCAGCCTT is from Synergistaceae bacterium and encodes:
- a CDS encoding AIPR family protein; translation: MTSFKKQIEEDIREYQQIMPHLGNIQKDEWAFNYWVLDKLFYEDEDLIEGKITDYKDMCIDAYQIYEETKEVYLIQNKYYSSDTLITSEYIKTDFLLKGITALEKGIYKRSEELQNFFTKYKKHQDFTVHLQLFVTNNQRSKESEEYIKKYNLENPNYRANIYYLDDIKERYYGEIKEIRKSISVEVESVNKGTILNINTEDYKLENVLDAKYVLTPVVSVYRLYRNSIEKGYPIFDKNIREYLGNRGVNKSIYKTLLDKEDRKNFFYYNNGITVICDSISKATTKPSTQKAHNMNVSITIENPQIVNGCQTVNSIYEALENEDPENIEREYKDTFVMLKILEIDKNDKGKEKLYKDIVKFNNSQNAIDEKTFVANTEIFIRLQLEFEEKGFLLLIKQSDKNKFSQKYETISKLRQANDERLQRFGLNTMKRPNDVFIPLEKLLQVINAFVDGGYVAYVKKSNMLKFGTDQYNKAGEFIKLDEVTNDTLIELYLLYKRAEQEKKQSEEQRTPIPYYLIDGFAKYECKNRNASLIIESLNSKEKIDRIIRLYKGVSGAYSVSYSRRHKIDYNKMIKRPIDYDIFDDSRATSLATM
- a CDS encoding AI-2E family transporter, which codes for MLDERYDKAQSKITESVLPFVALAALFIFLSWRIMSPMVRPLIWSTIFSYFAYPIYKKLYNGFFNEKRPNVAAAITTAIILIFMVLPMIFVLLMLTKESFRIYEAIMSSGILKGSYTVIQEKLYEIPYIGSIIAKYNSISGTPVVEIVINSAINWVTSLLRLISKEIFGNAFRIFYLLVTVGFSSFFFMRDGHLIVSYVTDIIPLKEKESLEIVDRAAKMLHSVVYGVVFTASLQGLLGGLGWWFVGLSNPVFFGFCMFVVGMIPFVGTPVIWVPGAIALFLNNNVLGGLLLVVWGLGVVSTIDNFLRPIYIAEGSKIHMLVIFIGIFGGLSQWGLLGLFIGPLILSIGMFLLDIYRSIVLKKQCKNDRETILE